The Tripterygium wilfordii isolate XIE 37 chromosome 18, ASM1340144v1, whole genome shotgun sequence nucleotide sequence GAAAGCACTGAGCTGGGGCTTTTGTCATTTAGGCTCGCTTATAAATTTTCTGTTTTTGCCCTTAAGAGCTGCACATCATAAGAGGGGGCAGGAAGTGAAGGGGAAATATGGGTTTTGTTTGTTGACAAGAAATGATccatcttttttactttttgcgGGATTAAAGGTCATAAAGATTTGATGAAGTCACAAAGTAATTGAAGGCATGAGGAGGGTTTGTCAGTGCTAAGCTGTGCTGGAAATGAGGGCCCTCTTTCCACTGGAAGTGGTGAGAACATCCATGGATTTAGTGCATGCGCGTTAGGTAACCATGTCCCACCTTCAACTCTCTTTTTTATCTACTTGTTGATTTTATGCCTTTGTCGTCACTTTATCCTCACTCACATCATGCTGGTATTAATCTCTCTAAAGTGTGGAGAAAGTTTATGGGGCTGTACAGTGTTTACATGATTGAGTGTTTGGGTCCACCATTTGATCCAAATCAAGTGTAAGATAAGCTAAGCTGGCTTGCTCTCACACCCATGTTTCCATTGGATCTGTGGTACTTGTACTGTATGCTGTGGCATGTGAATCTAGCCCTCGTTCAGTGAAGGTGCATGCAAGTGTGTATGTATTGTGATTATGGAGTGGTGTGCTACTTCTACTACTTCTATGCAAGTTTTGTCTTTCTCTACCGTAGCAGTACATGAATTATGAGCATTcaagaccaaaaagaaaaagataggaGTGATTATGATGGTGGTGTGATAATAAGTAGTGATTggtctcttttctttttgttgtttctgtTGTGTGGTACTACTATCCCTATTGAACGTTTGTACGAGtcttttaataatataaaaaattttagcatctcttttcttttttccctcttcGTTCTGTTTTTGTCATTTGTGTTATTGTGAGGATATTGTGGGGGCAAAAATATACCTTACATGTATATTAATGGTTATGTTTGGGAGTGTGTTGTGTTTCCACCTCCTATGGGGAGATGAAACGAGCTTCGAAAGTGTGGTGAGGTGCATTgcgttgataaaaaaaaatgtttggtgCGTCATTAAAATTACAGTGGCGAGGTGAGGGAATAAttgaatatttttaattaatatcaatttttgatgaattttttttttataaaatgtagaataataaaatttattgagggcaaaataagaagaaaaaaaatcttgtgttttgATGTCGAAAATACAGTCAATTGCTTCGCGATgagtaggggtggcaaaaatttGGTTTCGGGTCGGATAACATTACGTTTTtaagaaatatttacatgttcggatcCCAACTCGGATTGAATTTCAGAAGTACTTAATTAACCAAACCTATATTCGTTTAAatctggacaagtaaatcggacaataatttAATCCGGGTTAGGGTTCAGGTAAGTAAATCTTGTtcgatttatgtgtttggactcggatcttgttttaaatcggacaaaagaTTTTTGTTTGGACTCAGATTTCTGACTATAATTATGTTCAAACTTTTTTTAATATGGATCGGACAGAGTTTTATCATCCCTATCATCCCTAGCGTAAGAGTGGAAGCAGTTCCTCCCTACCGTTTCAACTTGGAACTCACCGCAGCATGGTGATATCGTAATGTACTGTTGGGTTAAATATCTTTTTGTTCGAATGCAATGCATTCAAGCCAAAAAACAATATGTTTAACAGGTGTAAACTGTCAAACGCAGCAATTTGTAGGGATTGTATTACATTTATGGAATGGTTGACATGTTTGGTTCACCTTTTGTGGGGTCTTGTTGCTTGCCATTAGAGTGTAATATGTTTCACAGAGCATGACTGTTAAAGGTGTCATTCATGAATGCAACAGTAGAACTGTAGAGCGCACAAACTAATGGAGGGAGACATGTTGTGACTTGGTTCATTGATGATGCAGCTGTTTCATGTGAAATATTGTTTGGTCCAGTGGTCCCCCTACCACTTTTGACTTGCTTACTTATATCACTTGATAATAAGCTTAATCTGCCTGGAGAATCTGGAAGGGTCAGATTCAGTTCGAAATCCCAGAGAAGCTGGGGGAGGATTTTCTTAGGAAAAGTAGCAGAGAAAATGAACGAATGaatagcagcagcagcagaacaACAAAGCATGAGAAGCAGTGAGTGAGCGAGTTTTAGTGtgcaataaaaggaaaaatctTCTTTTGTTAAGATTGGGCCATTCATGTGAGGCTAATTTCTGTGCGAATAGTTTAGCCAACCTTGGGTTCGACTTGGCCTGGGAGTTCATTCCTTTTCTTATCCTTCTGTTGTAACTATTTCCTTTTTACGGGATGATATTGTAGGGGTATTACACCCTAGATTTTGCCCAGTTTAATAATATTATctttctatttaaaaaaaaagaagaaaagagaaggaagaatCTCACATGGGGTGCTTGGAGTTTCTTCAAATTGTGGGTTTCTTGTGGATTCTCAAGGGACTATTGACATCATGTATTAATCTTGTTGGACCAACTAAGACAACCAATCCCCATTTTCAACAAGATACAGATAGAAGGAGGTAAACgaacaacatatatacaaactGAAGGGCTTCAATCCTTCACATTTTCTCAACCAACACACAACCACAACTCTCACACCTGCATTACTTTCCTATATAAACCCAAGTAGAGGCTCCTCATTTTATCCACCCAATACCAGATTGAAGAACTCAACTTACACTCCTTGGCTAATCAATTCATTAGCAATGTCTGCTGGCAATTGTTTCATGTTGGCTTTCTTTGTTGCTCTAAGTTTCTCCGGCATGGACGTCGGCTTTGCTGCTCGTCATCTTTTACAGATTCCAAATCTGCCAAATCTGCCACAACCCACAATCCCAAATTTGCCTACAACACTGCCTCCATTGCCTAGCATCCCAAACCTGCCACAACCCACATTGCCAAATTTGCCAACAATCCCAAATCTACCACAACCGACATTGCCTACAACACTGCCACCATTGCCTAGCATCCCAAATCTGCCACAACCCACAATGCCAAACTTGCCACAACCCTCATTGCCAACAACATTGCCTCCATTGCCAAGCATTCCCTCTATCCCAACAATCCCAACCACTATTCCATCCATTCCATTCCTGTCTCCGCCACCCAGCAACAACTAGAGTGGCTCTTTGCTATTGCCAGTTTGTTGAATTGGACATTTGTTGGTACAATTTATGTGTGcgctatatataatatatgtatgtattttcaGTTTCTATTAGTTCTTGTGTCTCTAGGGACCATATAGGTATTggggtttttttattttcatttgtcTTCTATTTTCATACATGTGAGAATAAAATATACTTTTATGTATTCATAATCCTATATGTACTTTCAGATATTTCATGGAGTTAATGAGGAATATTAGTTAATTTAAGATCATTTTTTTCGAAAACCACACACATGCAACAATAAGACACACACACCAACACAGCACCCCGAAGGGCAAAAACCTATGTCGGTAACTGAGCTAAGATCATTTGAGTATATATTTTAACAAATAATTGAATTAAGGTCATCTAcagaacataaaaaattaacgGTTGCAAATTAGCAAATTAACAGTAGTACTATTACTAGCTAGGACTACTATTGATCATGTTCTTCATCAGCCTCATTATTCTTCTTTGTCCTTTTAATCTCCCTGACTTCGCACAACACAAGAGTGGAGCTCGCTGCAACTTTTATGTGTTCGCCATCAAGACGATACTCCTGCATACTCCAGCTCCTCCCTTTGATCCCCTTCATGTTCTCGTTCTCCTTCTTTAGCTTGTACGAAAAGCTACGAACAGACCCAATGTGTAGTTTGTTTTCACTTGCTATAATCTTTGCATCTTTCTCTGACTTCCAAACACTGCAAGGAGTTTCCCTATTCTTGCGTCTTCCATTCAATGTCATGGACTTCAAGTTGGTGAAGTAATAACGAGTATTTCGAGGAAAAACTCCATTATATTCTCCACACTCCTTCCTCCATATGTGCTCTTCATAATAAACATCACAATCTTTTATGGGAGAGTATGGTTGTGACGTTTTGTTTATCACCTTTGGGATGGCAAGTGATCAACTCTTGTGGTGTTGGACAGAATCGATACCCAACATGAATGACTTCACTAAAATCACTGTAATCAACCATGCTTAATTGACTTGCGAGAGcaagaacaagaaagaaagaaagaaaagttggTTTGGGAAAAACAGGAAAATTATGATCGAAAGAGAAAACAAGCctacaaaataatttttgatgCTGGCATGGGGAGATAGGTATTTATAAACATATAGTTACTAATCCAAACAATAATGGGATTATAGTCTGTAGTTGATTAATTAGATATTAGTGGATAAGATCTATGCATTAATTAGGATCCAAGTAATAGATaagaaaaatatacatatatatcatcataggattttataataaatttagaATTCAAGTCATACTGGTAAATGGTAATACAGCCTGCAAATATAGTAAAATCAATAAATCTTTGTTAAAAATGATTTCATTATGTAATTATAGAAAAAGATAAATTTGATATAATCCAAGTCAGTAATAATGGTATGTGAATTTCAAGTGAAGATAACTAATACAGCCTGTAAATATATATCGTACTAAACTAACTAATTTTTCTAGGAATTTCTCATCAATTATGGTATGTGAAGCAGGAACAAAGGCATTTGACCCGAACAAGGACTCTTTGactgataaaataaaaatttaagaaCAACATACCTTGACTGTGTTGTTATGCATTTCTAGGAATTTCTCATCAGTTATGTCTCCAAGAATTTAGTTAACCCGACAATCATTCTCCTCTCTGGTTATTAGATAAAATTTCTGTGATCATATCACCAAAGAGCTCTATTAGAAGCCTACAAGAGACTGATTGAACAATAGCAGATGCATGTGCATGTATACAGCAAGTAAATCAGTAATAAGAATATTCAATTATATGAAAAGCAGAACTAAATTTCTGGGGAGAAAAAATCAGAAATGGCTCTCCTCAACTAGTATACGAGAAATCCTCTTACCAGGAACACATAATGGATAGAGTCTGTCACACATATTCTATTGACGTGAAATATTCAATTGCAGATTCAGTCTTTAGGACTATGGAATTTGGCTTCATATAATGAACCCCCTTGCCTACTCTGCCTCATTCTCCGAAGAATTCTCAAGTGAAGTCCTGAAACATATGCAAAATAATTTTCTTAGCAACTGTTATACTGGTTTGCCATCCTTGAGATACCCCAATACCCCATTGCAGATGACATACTTAGGTGTATGGAATTTGTCTTCACATGCCACATGTCCTTTAGTTTTATCTAATGGACTGCCTTGCCTATCATGTTTTGTTCTTCTCTGAAGCACTTTCAATATGCAAGGAAATTTCTCTTAGCATGATATGAAGAGTTTAACGATCTGTTGGATGACATTCTCCGACTTAAGAGAAATCAGTGGAAAACATCAATTTCCAACATTGGTGCGGCAAGTCAAGAAATGTGATAAGCAGCTTGAGTTCAATTCCAGTAAGGGTGTGTGGTGgttaaattttgaacttaatccTGGACTACAGTGGGATTAGTCGGTGTTTCTCTGATGTATGCTGAGTGTTACTACTTTGTGAGCACATGTACAGTGCCTAAATGATCAATAAACCCTAAATGATAACATCAGGACATACACTACAAACCCTAATGATGCAAAGAATAGATATATAACGTAATTCCTACAAAAAtctggaaaaataaaataaaatttccccaAATATCATAAACCAATAAATCCAGAA carries:
- the LOC119984867 gene encoding protein PELPK1-like; the protein is MSAGNCFMLAFFVALSFSGMDVGFAARHLLQIPNLPNLPQPTIPNLPTTLPPLPSIPNLPQPTLPNLPTIPNLPQPTLPTTLPPLPSIPNLPQPTMPNLPQPSLPTTLPPLPSIPSIPTIPTTIPSIPFLSPPPSNN